Below is a genomic region from Candidatus Margulisiibacteriota bacterium.
TCTCAACTGAAAAATACATTTTTAGCCTATTTTAAGAAATATTTGCTTAGATTAATCGTACCTTTCTTTGTCTGGGCTACCGTAAGCTACGTCGTTTACCGGTTTTATCTCGGCGCTAATCTGCCTGCGTATCTTCTCAGTGTGGCCAAAGCACCGGATACAGGATTGTGGTTTTTGTGGGTACTGTTCCTGGAAAGTATTCTGCTCTTTTCAGTTCTCAAACTGGTCCAGATTAAAAACTGGATACGCTGGGAAAATTATTTTGTTATCGCATCAATTATTTTGGCCAGGTTAGCGTCTACCGATCTCTTCGGCTTATCTGAATTCAGGCTCTATTATCCTTATTACGCGGCAGGTTATTTTGCCTTCAAGTATTATGATGTGTTGAAAGAAAAACGTAATTTATTTTATTTCGCTGCCGTTATCGGTTTTCCCATTCTTATATTGGGATGGAAGAGGAATGCGTTCCCGACATTTTATCCCGTACTGGTTAATATTTTCGGCGAAACAGGATTTGCACGCTTAATAATATCCATATATAAATACGTAGTGGCTTTCCTTGGCATGATGTTCTTGTCTTTTCTTTTGGAGCGTATACGGAACACGCGCTTTTATTTGTTTTTGTGCTGGGTTGGTACATTGACTTTGGATATTTACGTTTGCCATGGTTATTTTATATTCAAATTTGGCGACCGGGTATGGCAGTGTCTGTCTTCTGCCGCGATAGCGATTGTATGTTCGCTGGCGTTGACGTTACTCTTTCTTAAACGCTTTAAAGTTACCCGGACGCTTTTTCTCGGGCAGAGCCTTTGAAAGAGTTCCGTAATGAATATTTTTTCCTCCGGGAAAGGAATCTATGACTAATCCGGCAAGAAATGCAGGGATAGATATCCTTAAAGCTCTTTGCATTGTGTTGGTGGTGATTTGGCATTGTCAACCTGTTACGCCATCCATGCTGCCTGATAATTACACTGCCGCACTTCTGGGTAAGCAAGTTCTCGAATTTTTTTACCGGAATATATCTCTTCTGGCAGTTCCTTCGTTTATTCTGATTTCTCTGTATCTTTTTGTCGGTAAGTTATCTGAAACCGAAGATTACTGGAAGAAACGACTGCCGAGATTAATTCAGGTTTATGTATTTTGGGTTGGGATCCAATTTATTCTCTATTTGCTTTTGGGAGGCGGCCTGCCCCTGCCTTTGAAAACTATTTTCCGGAGCGGTGGTCCTGACCTTCCTCTGGGAGCTTTTATGCCGCCCATGCCTTCTATTTTCTATTTTCTCTATATTTTAATTTTTTGCACATTGCTGACATTTTTGTTTTTCAAGCTTCCCGGAAAAATCAGGATAGCTTTGGCTTTTGCCATTGTCGCCTCCTCTTGTCTTTATTTTGTATACACGTCAGCGAATGGTATCGGCATAGATACCCGTTCCATGAAAGGTTATTATGTTTACATTCCACTTTCCTATTATTTATATCATTATCGGGACAAATTCATTCAGTATCGTGTTTTATTTTTTGTCGGATTTATTCTTAGCGTTTTTGGTGAATGGGTATATTTTAATGGAATGACTTCGGCCTATGGAAGAATGTCTGTCCTTTTAGGCACTTTATCTTTAACGACAATTTTCATTTCAGGATGGTCAAAAACAAATACTCCGATAAGATTGCTGTCCAAATACTCGATGGGAATTTTCGCACTTCATCCATACGCTCTTGCTGCCGTCAATGTTTCCTACGCGCTATTTAATAAACAATACAAAGTTTTACCGGCCCCATCGGCAAGTGAAGGACTTTTGCTGTTGTCCGCTATCTTTGTTCTTACCTGTCTGTGTGTCTGGTTGATGAGCAAAGTGAAGCTGAGTAAATATGTTTCATAAACTGAGTAAAGTCCGGCCGGCTTTCAGGATTTAAAAATTGTGCGGCTGTCAGGAAGTGCTTCGTGTTTCCTGATTCACTGCCTGATTTTTTCCTGCTAGACCCCAGACAATAGTGATCATTGCCAGAATCGTGTAGAGACTGATCCATGAAGGGTAGTATAAATCATTAAAAGGTATCTGAACAATTATTGATACCAGGCAGGCCAGAAGACAGACAGCCCATGCCCGCCATCGGCTGTCTTGCGATTTTCTCCAAATTTGCCAGAGCATTAACAAAGCGACAAGCAGAATGGACAAAAACAGCATCAACCCGACGATACCTGTCCGAACTGCAATGTCGAGATAAGCATTGTGGGGACAGTTAAAAATCCAATTTGGCGAAAGCTGATATTCTTCAGGTAATTTCTGATTATATTTTTTTAAATCAATAAGGTTCGGGTTGCCGTATATTTGTATGCCAAAGCCCACTCCTGTAACAGGATAGTCTTTAAAAACTTCAAAAAAGAGGCGGTTTATATTACTGCGGACGTCCTGGAACCCCAGACGGCTGACCCTGTCTCTTATACTCGGTATAGCTGTCGCGAAAAAGAGAGCGATTATAATAAAAACGATGGTTTTCTTTTTGTTCACACTCATGATCAAAAGCGCGGTGATAAGGCCTATCAATGCTGCTCTGGACTGACTCAGCAAAGTTGCCAATGTTGTTATCAAAGCGCAAAAAATAAGAAAAAGCTTAACAGCACGCGTTTTTGATTGATATAGTTTATTCAGCATCAGTGGTATGAAAGCGACTGTAATTATGACCATTGTGCCCGTGTACATAACTCGGAATCCTATCCCCAACCGAGCGCTAAATGGATATCCATCGATAAAGTAATAGCCAATGATTGCTCCAATAGAAAAAAACGCTATAGACAAAATCATAATCCACGACAGCATTTCCAATCTCTTCCGGGTATGGAAATAATTGACCAGCAGATAGAAAATAATAAGATATTGCAATAAATGAGCATAGATATCGTGAATGGAGTTTTTAGGATCGAGCGTAAAGAATAAACCTATGATTGACCATATCAGAAACATGGCAAATGGAATTGTCAGCGGCCCACGCAAAGTAAAATCTGTCTTTTTTAAAAGAATTAAAAAAAGTAAAATACCAAGGGAAAGATAGAATAAAATTTCGCTAACCGCCGTGAGGGGCAGTGTGTTTATAAATAAATAAAGTCCCGTGAAAACTGGAAGCAACAAATTCAAAAGCATAAAAAACCGCTGAGAGACATTGCTTGCCGGGCTTAACGCGTCTTCAAAATAATTTGCGATGAATCTTTTTAATTTCTCCATGATGTTATGCTTTATTCTGGCTATCTTTAAATCACATCTTTATTTTTCTTTCAATTATTCCTGAATAAATGTTTCGATATTTTGCAGCCACAGAATCCCATGTATTTTGGCAAGCAGTTTGAATTGCGGCGGCGGACATCTTTTTGCGAGTGCTTTCGTCAAGAAGCGAAACTATTTTTGCCGCGATGTAATCAGAGTCATTTGTATCTTCAACAACAAATCCGTTTACACCTTCTCTAACAATATCTCTGGCGCCGACATTACCACTGATGACAACAGGCAGGCCGGCTGCCATAGCTTCCAGGACAACCATGCCAAATGTGTCAAATTTTGAGAGCATAATATAAATATCTCCGGCCGTATACATGTTGATCAATTTTTCTTTGCTTACAGGCCCTGTGAAAATTACATCGGAAATCATTCCCATATCCCTGATCAATTTTGTGTATTTTTTTATATTTCCCTTGCCCGCAATAACAAGCTTAAAGTTTTTATTCTGAGCCTTTAATTTGGCAAGAGAGAATAAGACATCGTCAAGGCCTTTAATTTCAAAATTCATTGAGACAAATAAAATTACCGTATCTTTAATGCCGATTCCGAATTCCCCGCGTATCGAGTTGCGAACAGAATTTATATTTTGTTTCCCGTAATCATTTAAATCCACGCCGGGGTTAATAACAACAACCTTATCAGAGTCGATTTCATATTCGTTTAAGAATATATCTCTGGTCAGTTTGGAAACGGCGACAAACTTCTGGCAGTTGCCTTCATAAACCAGTTTTCTTTCCACCCAGGCCGTTGCTGAATCGAAAAGACTCATCCGTTTTCGTCGAACATTATGCACCCAATAACGGTGAGGAACTCCGTGCATCGTAAAAATGTCAGATGCGAAAATTCTATCATGGCTGTGAACGAGAGAAAAATTGTTACGACCAATTTTGTATCCGGCAAGGTAGGCAAACCCGGGTGTGGTTAGAAATTTAGGAAAAGAAATAACAGGTGTTTTATGAAAAGTCACCGGAACAGATCCTTCCTGCCAGCGGCTGGCGAAAACATGAAAATCAAAAGCTGTTGCAGAAACAAGCCTGCCTGTCAATTCAGATGCGAATTGTTCGGCTCCGCCCATCAAACCATATTTAGGTATAACTACTGCTATTTTATGCATAAATTCCAAAGATAATTTTTAAAATTTGCGCATTTTTAACATAGAAATATAAAAAAAGCATGTTCTAAATTGACAATTGTTTACTGGTTAGAAGCATCATTATGTGTTTACTCCCGCAATGTTCTCTGTGAAAACAAGAAGAAGATTAAAAAATAATAAGTTCATGAATGACAAATAACTAAATAAATTATAGATTTGTAAAGCAAGAAATGATAGGTAAAACGAAATGTTTTTAATAAATCAAAACTTTTAAATATAGCTTGGCCAGGTGATAAGCAAGGGAGATCTTTTAGGGATATTATTTTGGAGAAAATTTTGCTTTCCGTTGCCATAATTACAAAAAACGAAAAAGAAAATATCCGTCAATGTCTGCAAAGCATCTCTTTTGCAGGCCAGATTGTTATTGTTGACTCCGGTAGCACCGATAACACGCTGGAAATTGCCGCTGAGTTTGGTTGCGAGATTTATTCTGAAGCGTGGCGCGGTTTCGGCCCGCAGAAACAATCAGCTATTGATAAATGCAGCCAACCCTGGATTTTAGTCCTGGATGCCGACGAACGTATTCCCCCTGACACGGCGAATATTATAAAAAAAATTGTCACTGACTCTAATGTAAAGGACGCAGGGTTCAGTTTCCCCCGGAAAAACTATTTTCAGGGACGCTGGATAAAACATGCCGGCTGGTGGCCGGATCGAATTGTCCGTCTATTCCGCAAAGAAGCAGGCCGAATAACCACGGCAATGGTTCACGAATCTGTGGAAGTTCAGGGGATGATCGGGGTGTTGGATGTTCCCATTGAACATTATACAGAAAGCAGTTTAAGCAAGATCATTCAAAAAATTGATAAATATTCAACACTGGGAGCTCAGGAAGCTTTTAAAGATGGGAAGCATTCCTCGGTATTTTCAGCTTTTATGCGAGCGTTTTTCACCTTTAATCAGGATTATTTTTTAAGGTTGGGTATGCTGGATGGCAGACAGGGGCTTACTCTTGCAGTGACCGATGCAGTTAATAAATTTTTCAAATACGCTAAATTGAGCGAACTCACAAAAATAAACCGTGGCGGTAGATAGGAAATGAATGAACGCTATGGTAACAATCCGGCTAATAAGATTGATATATCAATAATTATTGTCAACTGGAATACAAAAGATCTCCTGAAAAATTGTCTTAGCTCAATATATCAAACTATACATGATCTGACTTTTGAGGTCATCGTCGTTGATAACGCCTCCTCCGATGGTTCTACCGAGATGTTGGAGAGGGAATTTACTTCAGTCATCAGAATAGTCAATCAAGAAAATAAAGGATTCGGTGCGGCGAATAATCAGGCGCTGGCAGCAATGAAAGGAGAATACGCCCTTTTGTTGAATACGGATGCTGTATTGACTCCTGATGCGGTAAACAAATTATGGAATTTCTGTGAGGCAAATGACAAGGCCGCAATTGTGTGCGGACAGCTATTGAATGCCGATGGCACCAAACAAAATTCCATTGCATCATTTCCCAATTTGCTTACGCTTTCTACTAACGTTTCGCTTCTGGAATATCTTTTCCCACGCTGGTATCCCAGTAAAAGATACAAACATACATCCCCTGTTGAAGTGGATTCGGCGATCGGCGCCTGCATGATGATCAGGAAAAAAGCTTTGGATGAAGCAGGCGTTATTGACGAACGCTACTTTTTCTTTTTTGAAGAAACCGATCTGGCTTACACAATGCGCCTTAAAGGCTGGAAAATTTATCAGGTGCCCGATGCTTTTATCTATCACTTGCAGGGACAAAGTATCGGGCACAATATAAACTCACGAATCGAGTTTTACCGCTCACGTTATCAATTTTTAAAAAAATGGCACAACCCTCTTTATTACTATTT
It encodes:
- a CDS encoding acyltransferase family protein, with the translated sequence MNAVDKIKSFFKIDQMTSSGRNLHVDALKGMAIICVVIIHSIQHNNPNYDNNALHNFLFPVQMPLFMLLSGFIISSQLKNTFLAYFKKYLLRLIVPFFVWATVSYVVYRFYLGANLPAYLLSVAKAPDTGLWFLWVLFLESILLFSVLKLVQIKNWIRWENYFVIASIILARLASTDLFGLSEFRLYYPYYAAGYFAFKYYDVLKEKRNLFYFAAVIGFPILILGWKRNAFPTFYPVLVNIFGETGFARLIISIYKYVVAFLGMMFLSFLLERIRNTRFYLFLCWVGTLTLDIYVCHGYFIFKFGDRVWQCLSSAAIAIVCSLALTLLFLKRFKVTRTLFLGQSL
- a CDS encoding acyltransferase, encoding MTNPARNAGIDILKALCIVLVVIWHCQPVTPSMLPDNYTAALLGKQVLEFFYRNISLLAVPSFILISLYLFVGKLSETEDYWKKRLPRLIQVYVFWVGIQFILYLLLGGGLPLPLKTIFRSGGPDLPLGAFMPPMPSIFYFLYILIFCTLLTFLFFKLPGKIRIALAFAIVASSCLYFVYTSANGIGIDTRSMKGYYVYIPLSYYLYHYRDKFIQYRVLFFVGFILSVFGEWVYFNGMTSAYGRMSVLLGTLSLTTIFISGWSKTNTPIRLLSKYSMGIFALHPYALAAVNVSYALFNKQYKVLPAPSASEGLLLLSAIFVLTCLCVWLMSKVKLSKYVS
- a CDS encoding O-antigen ligase family protein, translating into MEKLKRFIANYFEDALSPASNVSQRFFMLLNLLLPVFTGLYLFINTLPLTAVSEILFYLSLGILLFLILLKKTDFTLRGPLTIPFAMFLIWSIIGLFFTLDPKNSIHDIYAHLLQYLIIFYLLVNYFHTRKRLEMLSWIMILSIAFFSIGAIIGYYFIDGYPFSARLGIGFRVMYTGTMVIITVAFIPLMLNKLYQSKTRAVKLFLIFCALITTLATLLSQSRAALIGLITALLIMSVNKKKTIVFIIIALFFATAIPSIRDRVSRLGFQDVRSNINRLFFEVFKDYPVTGVGFGIQIYGNPNLIDLKKYNQKLPEEYQLSPNWIFNCPHNAYLDIAVRTGIVGLMLFLSILLVALLMLWQIWRKSQDSRWRAWAVCLLACLVSIIVQIPFNDLYYPSWISLYTILAMITIVWGLAGKNQAVNQETRSTS
- a CDS encoding glycosyltransferase family 4 protein, with amino-acid sequence MHKIAVVIPKYGLMGGAEQFASELTGRLVSATAFDFHVFASRWQEGSVPVTFHKTPVISFPKFLTTPGFAYLAGYKIGRNNFSLVHSHDRIFASDIFTMHGVPHRYWVHNVRRKRMSLFDSATAWVERKLVYEGNCQKFVAVSKLTRDIFLNEYEIDSDKVVVINPGVDLNDYGKQNINSVRNSIRGEFGIGIKDTVILFVSMNFEIKGLDDVLFSLAKLKAQNKNFKLVIAGKGNIKKYTKLIRDMGMISDVIFTGPVSKEKLINMYTAGDIYIMLSKFDTFGMVVLEAMAAGLPVVISGNVGARDIVREGVNGFVVEDTNDSDYIAAKIVSLLDESTRKKMSAAAIQTACQNTWDSVAAKYRNIYSGIIERKIKM
- a CDS encoding glycosyltransferase family 2 protein, translated to MEKILLSVAIITKNEKENIRQCLQSISFAGQIVIVDSGSTDNTLEIAAEFGCEIYSEAWRGFGPQKQSAIDKCSQPWILVLDADERIPPDTANIIKKIVTDSNVKDAGFSFPRKNYFQGRWIKHAGWWPDRIVRLFRKEAGRITTAMVHESVEVQGMIGVLDVPIEHYTESSLSKIIQKIDKYSTLGAQEAFKDGKHSSVFSAFMRAFFTFNQDYFLRLGMLDGRQGLTLAVTDAVNKFFKYAKLSELTKINRGGR
- a CDS encoding glycosyltransferase family 2 protein; the protein is MNERYGNNPANKIDISIIIVNWNTKDLLKNCLSSIYQTIHDLTFEVIVVDNASSDGSTEMLEREFTSVIRIVNQENKGFGAANNQALAAMKGEYALLLNTDAVLTPDAVNKLWNFCEANDKAAIVCGQLLNADGTKQNSIASFPNLLTLSTNVSLLEYLFPRWYPSKRYKHTSPVEVDSAIGACMMIRKKALDEAGVIDERYFFFFEETDLAYTMRLKGWKIYQVPDAFIYHLQGQSIGHNINSRIEFYRSRYQFLKKWHNPLYYYLATGTIFLRLLANGFSNFIIVVLTLGLNKKLRYKLTMYSKLIYWHFQKN